In Vidua chalybeata isolate OUT-0048 chromosome 9, bVidCha1 merged haplotype, whole genome shotgun sequence, a genomic segment contains:
- the BTBD8 gene encoding BTB/POZ domain-containing protein 8, protein MARCGGGAAPKGPGPAAAERQRLKEALAEQLRQDLDRLLAEGTHSDVTLQVGDEGVRAHRAVLLARAPLVCEHLAGGQLQLEPAELREFLRILYSSDINLKEIEELFMRKIQESNNTTLQNVQKNVNCLGQSKRTPVDQNTPSGAVQKGIVCVSGIEEEIPEAVIDAESDKAAAGDSKVETASVLGEDLLMLYKKCCCPDINICVEGKHFQAHRAILCARSSYFAAMLSGSWAESSQEHITLQGISHAEMNVVLHFIYGAILDFPDEVDVGHMLGIADMYGLDGLKEVAIYILKRDYCNFFQKPVPGKQQPVLECMAIAHSLGVENLYAACMKWVGKHFARCFSEKSFANLPTELQNNCLVMLINSLNHKNAAFRLMESDRLVNSLPRVKWTETAVALASRLHEECVTFIVANFLHVVQSEGFSVLLQAQAMSSKPDLLELIFNAIEKSINNENSCFLLVAVDMLLDSANVKEMGFTCKIQALRDKLWVFLVQSFYAVRHTEGWKLVRPDHQQKIQAAAFDKGDDRRLGKKPVFTSSQLNKTTTASVGIRNTSWAEHSKKDCLGDSSTNQNKMKSDGLGASGHASTNRNTVNKTSKHEDVKGKDGKKLVSKITKDSKPGEKAALPKARAVIKTKIENNGNMKAESMLTKQDTEKTSSASGQKNSGSSKGLRNHEGKVAGARPKVLTVTSSMQNKTKPLKKTTGKESPSLVTVAATSSKSANSNMDIQTAGEQTEEPKEDKSEEEGKKQTVVKTKVSVKVSNGVTTKKKKTELEANATTSSLTKKPTGKGCNEQNVQAILKKKGNVSMNSAAQQKTQNTPTNSPKNQGPQGESPNSLKSRVSPKHNEEKNVLQHLVQTTLPEKHPSAKKKSIKPSQTPVTKATSKITPKILAPSKNAEITNNKDQKQKTAVLKSQSSAQKHSRSDSPVVQKNVHTSEHRCSGQKLEKNTADAVADQLHDNNECYSANESLKPATESSSDNKLLESCQSNKQILPDSSETVQYKIQSESSSPQIAEETLYKLNVSIQNDMETRQIYGDQTGIRNIEDPEKDDNAAEFHCHAQSFNDGYSDFSTETNQKAIVLGELVKDSKATKVCNEQTDKINSETGRNYGENALSSLSQVTNKDDETSSSQIHVEGFLTVDELCDTSALTDYKSVTTDLDDASECSTEQITEKYSPNYTELIEPMEMPENHENAEIPFVDHWSTGAVDPKESPESDTGSATTSSDDIKPRSEDYDAGGSQDDEGSNERGISKCSTMLCHDFLGRSSSDTSTPEELKIYDSSLRIEVKVKKEGSDVFRVNSTSDDEIPRKIWSHQESSRTTTRESKSSTFGSAQFTQEADQVSSSADETEDDRSEAENVAEKFPPPNVPTQQFQGIDNLAFEDATENDTGGQEFSKSKNFKRSVLLSVDECEELGADDKVENHTSRQHSTDSLTPSEVFDNVSQEHHRTTFYSRYPLDTEEGFLGGKQQKDRDNRLEKSGSSVLHLHGTEIPGKENHSASMTEQNCPEKVYSAGSPHPGENQQVNMKNEVASEFHPCNKYLDSDAKSQERPCHLDLQQRETNSDVQKSNSAKPVEASKNQMLTQESQVRDSQPATTECANTDLLPGDIDDYDTMAQTCMYEHRPSKTLSPIYEMDVGEAIEQRMDSETAVLEMDFEDQQFAEQDWTLLRQLLSEQDSNIDFKNSLPEDLNLAQCLINQTLFLARDGSNPQGTSQVDTFSRWTELMSPLEDSSASITVASFSSEDCSSPQGEWTILELETHH, encoded by the exons GATTCTGTATTCATCTGATATAAATCTTAAAGAAATTGAGGAGCTGTTTATGAGGAAAATACAAGAAAGCAACAATACTACTCTTCAGAACGttcaaaaaaatgtaaattgtcTTGGACAAAGCAAAAGAACACCAGTTGATCAGAATACTCCAAGTGGAGCTGTGCAGAAAGGAATTGTTTGTGTGTCTGGTATTGAGGAAGAAATTCCAGAAGCAGTCATTGATGCAGAAAGCGACAAAGCTGCTGCAG GTGATTCCAAAGTAGAAACCGCGTCTGTGTTAGGAGAAGACTTATTGATGCTCTACAAGAAGTGCTGTTGTCCAGATATTAATATTTGCGTAGAAGGCAAGCATTTTCAAGCTCACAG gGCCATTTTATGTGCCAGATCTAGTTACTTTGCTGCTATGCTGAGTGGAAGTTGGGCTGAGAGCTCTCAAGAGCACATCACTCTTCAAGG TATAAGCCATGCAGAAATGAATGTTGTCTTGCATTTTATATATGGAGCTATTTTGGACTTCCCAGATGAAGTTGATGTTGG TCACATGTTGGGCATTGCAGACATGTATGGGCTGGATGGACTAAAAGAAGTAGCTATCTACATTTTGAAAAGAGATTACTGCAATTTTTTCCAAAAG CCTGTTCCTGGCAAACAGCAACCTGTACTAGAGTGCATGGCTATTGCTCATTCACTGGGAGTGGAAAACCTATATGCTGCTTGCATGaa ATGGGtaggaaaacattttgcaagatgtttttcagagaaaagcttTGCCAATTTACCTACTGAACTTCAGAACAATTGTCTTGTTATGTTGATTAACTCTTTG AACCACAAGAATGCTGCTTTCCGTTTGATGGAGAGTGACCGGCTGGTCAATAGCTTGCCCCGAGTGAAATGGACAGAGACAGCTGTGGCCTTGGCATCACGGCTACATGAGGAATGTGTAACCTTTATTGTTGCAAACTTCCTACACGTAGTACAAAGTGAAGGCTTCTCTGTTTTGTTGCAG GCACAGGCAATGAGCAGCAAACCTGACCTCCTAGAACTAATTTTCAATGCAATTGAAAAAAgcattaataatgaaaatagcTGCTTTCTTCTTGTAGCAGTGGATATGTTGCTGGACTCTGCAAATGTGAAGGAGATG GGTTTTACGTGCAAGATCCAGGCGCTGCGTGATAAGCTCTGGGTCTTCCTGGTTCAGTCTTTTTATGCTGTTCGTCACACAGAAGGCTGGAAGCTGGTGAGGCCAGACCATCAACAGAAAATACAAGCAG CTGCATTTGACAAGGGTGATGACCGAAGACTTGGCAAAAAACCTGTATTCACCAGTTCTCAG ctAAATAAAACTACTACTGCATCTGTTGGTATAAGGAATACTTCCTGGGCAGAACACAGCAAGAAAGATTGCTTGGGAGATTCTTCCACTAatcagaataaaatgaaatctgaTGGATTAGGAGCATCTGGACATGCATCCACCAATAGAAACACTGTTAATAAGACTTCAAAGCATGAGGATGTAAAGGGGAAAGATGGCAAAAAATTAGTTTCCAAGATTACCAAGGATTCCAAACCTGGGGAAAAAGCTGCTCTGCCAAAGGCTAGAGCTgttataaagacaaaaatagaaaataatggaaatatgAAGGCTGAAAGCATGCTTACCAAGCAAGATACAGAAAAGACATCATCTGCAAGTGgacaaaaaaattcaggaagCAGCAAAGGACTAAGGAACCATGAAGGAAAAGTTGCAGGTGCCAGACCGAAGGTGCTGACAGTAACCTCAAGCatgcagaacaaaacaaagccattgaaaaaaaccacagggaaGGAATCACCCTCCTTGGTGACTGTGGCAGCAACTTCCAGCAAGTCAGCAAATTCAAACATGGACATCCAGACTGCGGGTGAACAGACAGAGGAACCCAAAGAGGATAAATcggaagaggaagggaaaaaacagactG TAGTGAAAACAAAGGTATCTGTGAAGGTATCAAATGGAGtcaccactaaaaaaaaaaagactgagcTTGAGGCTAATGCCACAACAAGCAG TctgacaaaaaaaccaacaggaAAAGGGTGTAATGAGCAAAATGTACAAGCCATTctaaagaaaaaagggaatgtGAGTATGaattctgcagcacagcaaaagaCTCAAAACACACCTACCAATTCTCCCAAGAACCAAG GACCTCAGGGGGAATCACCAAATTCACTGAAATCCAGAGTGTCTCCAAaacataatgaagaaaaaaacgTGTTACAACACCTGGTTCAGACAACACTCCCGGAAAAACATCCTTCAGCTAAGAAGAAGAGTATTAAACCATCACAAACACCTGTAACAAAAGCCACTTCAAAAATAACACCTAAGATTCTGGCTCCATCAAAGAATGCTGAAATTACTAATAATAAAGAccaaaaacagaaaacagctgtATTAAAATCTCAGTCCTCCGCCCAGAAGCATTCAAGGAGTGATTCTCCTGTTGTCCAGAAGAATGTGCACACCTCTGAGCACAGATGTTCAGGACAGAAACTTGAGAAAAACACGGCTGATGCTGTGGCAGATCAGCTTCATGACAATAATGAATGCTATTCTGCAAATGAATCTTTAAAACCTGCCACAGAAAGTAGCAGTGACAATAAATTGCTGGAGTCCTGTCAATCCAATAAACAAATATTACCAGATTCTTCTGAAACTGTGCAATACAAAATACAATCCGAATCGTCTTCTCCTCAAATTGCAGAAGAAACTCTTTATAAACTGAATGTTTCAATACAAAATGACATGGAAACAAGACAAATCTATGGAGATCAGACTGGAATTAGAAATATTGAAGATCCAGAGAAAGATGATAATGCAGCTGAATTTCACTGTCATGCACAGTCTTTCAATGATGGATATTCAGACTTTTCCACGGAAACCAATCAAAAGGCTATTGTTTTAGGAGAACTGGTGAAAGATTCAAAAGCAACAAAAGTCTGTAATGAACAGACTGATAAAATAAACTCTGAAACAGGTCGTAACTATGGTGAAAATGCTTTGTCAAGCCTTTCCCAAGTAACCAATAAAGATGACGAGACATCATCTTCTCAGATCCATGTGGAAGGATTTCTTACAGTTGATGAACTGTGTGATACATCAGCCTTGACTGATTATAAATCAGTTACAACAGATTTAGATGATGCTTCAGAATGTTCCACAGaacaaataacagaaaaatattcaccTAATTACACAGAGCTTATAGAGCCTATGGAAATGCCAGAAAAccatgaaaatgcagaaattccttTTGTGGACCACTGGAGTACTGGTGCTGTAGATCCAAAAGAGAGTCCTGAATCAGATACTGGCAGTGCAACCACATCCTCTGATGATATAAAACCAAGATCAGAAGATTATGACGCTGGAGGCTCTCAGGACGATGAGGGATCCAATGAACGAGGGATTTCTAAATGCAGTACTATGTTATGTCATGATTTTCTTGGAAGAAGCAGCAGTGACACAAGTACACCTGAGGAATTAAAAATTTATGATAGCAGCCTAAGAATAGaagtgaaagtgaaaaaagagGGTTCTGATGTCTTTCGTGTTAATTCAACAAGTGATGATGAAATACCAAGAAAAATTTGGTCCCATCAAGAGAGTTCACGGACCACTACTAGAGAAAGCAAAAGTTCTACTTTTGGTAGTGCACAGTTCACTCAGGAAGCAGACCAAGTTTCTTCTTCTGCCGATGAAACAGAAGATGACAGATCTGAAGCAGAGAACGTTGCAGAAAAATTTCCCCCACCAAATGTTCCTACTCAACAGTTCCAAGGAATTGATAATTTAGCTTTTGAGGATGCAACAGAAAATGATACTGGAGGTCAGGAGTTTTCTAAATCTAAAAATTTCAAACGATCTGTTTTACTTTCAGTAGATGAATGTGAGGAATTGGGAGCTGACGATAAAGTGGAAAATCACACTTCACGTCAGCACTCAACAGATTCTCTTACTCCTTCAGAAGTATTTGACAATGTTTCTCAAGAGCACCACAGAACGACATTTTATTCAAGATACCCATTGGATACTGAAGAGGGATTCCTGGGGGGCAAACAGCAAAAGGACAGAGACAATAGATTGGAAAAAAGTGGAAGTTCTGTCCTGCATCTTCACGGTACTGAAATCCCAGGAAAGGAGAATCACAGTGCTTCAATGACTGAACAAAATTGCCCAGAGAAAGTATATTCAGCAGGTAGTCCACATCCAGGAGAAAACCAGCAAGTAAATATGAAGAATGAGGTGGCTAGTGAATTTCACCCATGCAATAAGTACTTAGACAGTGATGCAAAATCTCAAGAAAGACCATGTCATCTGGATCTTCAGCAGAGAGAAACTAATTCTGATGTGCAAAAGAGCAACTCTGCAAAACCTGTAGAAGCCAGTAAGAATCAGATGCTGACTCAGGAAAGTCAAGTGAGAGACAGTCAACCAGCAACTACTGAATGCGCTAATACTGATTTACTTCCAG GAGACATAGATGATTATGACACAATGGCACAAACCTGCATGTATGAACATCGGCCTTCAAAAACCCTTTCTCCAATATATGAGATGGATGTTGGAGAAGCAATTGAGCAGAGGATGGATTCAGAAACAGCAGTTCTAGAGATGGATTTTGAAGATCAACAGTTTGCAGAACAGGACTGGACTCTACTCAGGCAATTATTATCTGAGCAGGACTCGAATATAGATTTCAAAAACTCTCTTCCTGAAGACCTTAACTTAGCACAATGTCTTATCAATCAGACACTGTTTCTGGCACGCGATGGTTCGAATCCTCAGGGTACCTCACAAGTTGACACATTCAGTAGGTGGACTGAACTCATGTCTCCACTTGAGGACTCCTCAGCAAGCATTACAGTGGCAAGCTTTTCATCTGAAGACTGCTCGTCCCCTCAAGGGGAATGGACAATTCTCGAACTGGAAACCCATCATTAA